The Spirosoma radiotolerans genome has a window encoding:
- a CDS encoding RagB/SusD family nutrient uptake outer membrane protein has translation MRTKQSIILASVMSVGLWLASCNSQLDIKPVNSVATGQALSTASDLSALLVGAYDGLSSINLYGGSLIRDGELLATVPSTGDVNWTGTYVAPQQIYTKNILVNNGQADLTWTDAYRTINICNTVLANLNLAATADQPRIEGEAKFIRGSLYFELVRFYARDWSDGDPNANPGVPIVTTPTVNLDANSNVARSTVAAVYAQALKDLTDAEAKLPATNSFFATKGAAGAQLSRVYLQKADYPNAANAANRVITSKTYQLVDIEQVFDTREFQNGINTDETIFAVQITDQDGTNDVNTFYGSSSEGGRGDIDINESFLQQFEATDGRANLFYDDDGSIRTAKFINQYGNIQVLRLAEMYLTRAEANFRAGTAVGDTPLNDINVIRNRAGATPLSTAQLTLANILRERRLELAFEGTYIHDIKRTKGSVGTLPYNSPKLIFPIPLREITTNPALLQNAGY, from the coding sequence ATGAGAACGAAACAATCAATCATACTGGCGTCGGTTATGTCGGTTGGCTTATGGCTGGCCTCCTGCAATAGCCAACTGGATATTAAACCGGTAAACTCGGTAGCAACAGGCCAGGCGCTGTCAACGGCGTCTGACCTGAGCGCGTTGCTCGTTGGGGCCTATGATGGCCTGAGTAGTATCAATCTGTATGGCGGGAGCTTGATCCGCGACGGCGAATTGCTGGCTACTGTGCCCTCGACCGGCGATGTAAACTGGACGGGTACCTACGTGGCTCCTCAGCAGATTTATACCAAGAATATATTGGTAAACAACGGGCAGGCCGACCTTACCTGGACAGATGCGTACCGCACGATCAATATCTGCAATACAGTACTGGCAAACCTGAACCTGGCCGCTACGGCCGATCAGCCGCGGATTGAAGGTGAAGCAAAGTTTATTCGCGGCTCCCTGTATTTTGAACTGGTACGATTCTACGCCAGAGACTGGAGTGATGGCGACCCGAATGCCAATCCCGGCGTTCCCATTGTAACCACACCAACGGTCAATCTGGATGCCAACTCGAACGTGGCACGGAGTACTGTGGCGGCTGTGTATGCCCAGGCACTTAAGGATTTGACCGATGCTGAAGCCAAACTTCCCGCAACAAACAGCTTCTTCGCCACGAAAGGCGCGGCTGGTGCACAACTGTCGCGGGTCTATTTGCAAAAAGCAGATTACCCCAATGCGGCTAATGCGGCCAACCGGGTCATTACCAGCAAAACGTATCAGTTGGTCGATATCGAGCAGGTATTTGATACACGCGAATTCCAGAATGGGATCAACACCGATGAAACGATTTTTGCGGTTCAAATCACCGACCAGGACGGGACAAACGACGTCAATACATTCTATGGGTCATCGTCTGAAGGCGGCCGGGGAGATATCGATATAAACGAAAGCTTCCTTCAGCAATTTGAGGCTACTGATGGTCGGGCAAATCTGTTTTATGATGATGACGGTAGTATTCGGACCGCGAAGTTTATCAACCAATATGGCAACATTCAGGTGTTACGGCTGGCTGAAATGTACCTGACCCGTGCCGAAGCCAATTTCCGGGCTGGTACTGCGGTTGGTGATACACCGCTCAACGACATTAATGTCATTCGCAATCGGGCCGGCGCAACGCCCCTGAGCACAGCGCAGTTAACGCTGGCGAATATCCTGAGAGAGCGTCGCCTGGAGCTGGCTTTTGAAGGAACGTACATTCACGATATCAAGCGGACGAAAGGGAGTGTGGGTACATTGCCTTATAACTCGCCCAAACTGATTTTCCCGATTCCCTTGCGGGAAATAACGACTAATCCTGCCCTGTTGCAGAATGCAGGTTATTAA
- a CDS encoding endonuclease III domain-containing protein — protein sequence MKPTFDLNVVLAHIDEAIRPYPKAAMFDLFEQGYNTLFEQLMSCIVSIRTLDETTIPVSLRLFEQARTPQQLLKLDVPTLTQLLYGTTYPDQKAYTMLGIAERIVNEFGGELPASYDTLTSLKGVGPKCANLALGVATGMAAISVDVHVHRVVNRWGYVHTKQPEQTLKVLETQVPRDQWVNINRLLMPFGKHICTGTLPHCSTCPVLPWCEQVGVDRHR from the coding sequence ATGAAACCTACCTTTGACCTCAACGTTGTTCTGGCACATATCGATGAAGCAATCCGGCCATATCCCAAGGCGGCTATGTTTGATCTGTTCGAGCAGGGGTATAATACGTTATTCGAGCAGCTAATGTCGTGCATTGTGTCGATTCGGACGCTCGACGAAACAACCATTCCTGTATCGCTTCGTTTGTTTGAGCAGGCACGTACGCCCCAGCAACTCCTCAAACTCGATGTGCCGACGCTCACTCAATTGCTATACGGCACAACCTATCCCGATCAGAAAGCTTATACCATGCTGGGTATTGCCGAACGGATCGTGAATGAGTTTGGTGGCGAATTACCTGCCAGTTATGATACCCTAACTTCCTTGAAAGGAGTTGGCCCGAAGTGCGCTAATCTGGCGCTTGGAGTGGCAACGGGAATGGCCGCGATCAGTGTGGATGTGCACGTGCATCGGGTTGTCAACCGCTGGGGTTATGTGCACACCAAGCAACCTGAACAAACGCTGAAGGTGCTGGAAACCCAGGTCCCCCGCGACCAGTGGGTCAATATAAACCGGTTGCTGATGCCCTTTGGTAAGCACATTTGTACGGGTACGTTACCGCATTGCTCAACCTGCCCGGTGCTGCCCTGGTGCGAACAGGTTGGCGTTGACCGACATCGGTGA
- a CDS encoding SusC/RagA family TonB-linked outer membrane protein, with protein MRNFLLLLLIVWCSVLSISVSAQQERRVTGKVSSAEDGSALPGVSVVAKGTTKGTQTDADGNYSITLPANIGTLVFSFVGVVTQEVAIGNRSAVNVTLSNDTRSLDEVIVTGYGAQSKRNLTGNIAKVGSRDIENIPVPSVEQALQGKVAGVQITSLNGKVGQGLQIRVRGSSSLTASSQPLYVIDGIPMTSADQSSTTAPTNPIADLNPNDIESLEILKDASSAAIYGARASNGVVLITTKKGRAAKTTFEASAQMGASNPTHLRQWLNTQQYVELLQEARANTNAVSATSLANRFTRYAAGDPAGWQGENPKYNTDWQQEAFQKAPSQQYDLSARGGDAKTRFFISGQYFDQSGIIIKNRFRRLSGRVNLDHTATDKLTLGVNFNLSHSINDRVSNDNAFSTPMQIVALPAMTPVIDPRTSQLSGDYTLYYNPLLNRDYAALQARVYRVIGNVYADYKLLPGLSFRTEFGTDLLSQQEDEYYGRETQRNTGAPNGLGSNSFRQVSNYTTNNYFSFGRTFAEKHDIDATLGMSYQESRLNLNSVTGQQFPSNAYKEIISAGKITAGDGQESRFSFLSYFARVNYRFNNRYLLGVSGRTDGSSRFGINNRYGFFPAVSAGWILNEESFLKNVRSLSLLKLRASYGLTGNAEIGNFSSLALYSATGYVGVPGQAPSQIPNPDLTWEKTLQTDIGLEFGFLNNRFSGEIDYYQKNTSGLLLNVNVPGSSGFRTQLRNVGKLENKGFEFVFNSNNLTGPFKWTTSLNIAYNKNVVTNLGGTTITGSFLNRAQEGQPLGVFVGPEYAGVDVQNGDALYYKNATKPDGTLDRSTTNNYNEAAYVPLGSPSPKFIGGITNTFNYMGIDLSILFNGQSGNYIYNGGGKFQSANGDYFDNQSIDQLNRWKKPGDVTNVPQARLYGGNGTGESSRYLQKGDYVRLRTVTLGYTLPKALLTRIHLNRVRIFATGQNLLTFTKYTGWDPEVNSDAYTSNPVNLGIDFYSAPQPRTIIGGLQIGF; from the coding sequence ATGAGAAATTTTCTACTACTTCTGTTGATCGTCTGGTGTAGCGTTCTAAGCATTAGCGTCAGTGCCCAGCAGGAGCGTCGAGTGACAGGAAAAGTCAGTTCGGCCGAAGATGGGTCCGCATTACCAGGCGTATCTGTCGTTGCTAAAGGAACGACGAAGGGCACGCAAACCGATGCCGACGGTAATTACTCGATTACCCTGCCAGCCAATATTGGAACGCTGGTGTTCAGCTTTGTCGGGGTTGTCACGCAGGAGGTGGCCATCGGCAATCGGTCTGCCGTGAATGTGACATTGAGCAACGATACCCGTTCGCTCGATGAGGTGATTGTCACGGGGTATGGTGCCCAGTCGAAGCGTAACCTGACCGGCAATATTGCTAAAGTAGGCTCTCGGGATATTGAAAATATTCCGGTGCCCAGCGTCGAACAGGCGTTGCAGGGTAAAGTAGCGGGTGTACAGATTACCTCGCTGAATGGTAAAGTGGGTCAGGGGCTTCAAATCCGAGTGCGGGGTTCCTCGTCCCTGACGGCCAGTAGCCAGCCGCTGTATGTGATCGATGGTATTCCGATGACCTCCGCCGATCAGTCGTCGACAACGGCGCCCACCAACCCCATTGCCGACTTGAACCCCAACGATATTGAGTCGCTGGAAATCCTGAAAGATGCCTCGTCGGCTGCCATCTATGGCGCGCGGGCTTCCAATGGCGTGGTGCTGATCACGACCAAGAAAGGTCGGGCCGCCAAAACAACTTTTGAAGCATCGGCCCAAATGGGTGCCAGCAACCCTACCCACCTGCGTCAGTGGCTAAATACGCAGCAGTACGTAGAATTGTTACAGGAGGCACGGGCTAACACGAACGCCGTATCGGCGACATCGCTGGCCAACCGATTTACGCGCTATGCCGCTGGCGATCCGGCGGGCTGGCAGGGCGAAAATCCAAAATACAACACCGATTGGCAGCAGGAGGCTTTTCAGAAAGCACCTTCGCAGCAGTATGATCTGAGTGCACGGGGTGGTGATGCAAAAACCCGTTTCTTCATTTCAGGGCAGTATTTCGATCAGAGCGGGATTATTATCAAAAACCGGTTTCGCCGGTTGAGTGGCCGGGTGAATCTGGACCATACGGCTACGGATAAGCTGACGCTGGGGGTGAACTTCAACCTGTCGCACTCGATCAACGACCGTGTATCGAACGATAACGCCTTCTCGACACCGATGCAAATTGTGGCCTTACCTGCCATGACGCCCGTTATTGATCCCCGTACCAGTCAACTGAGTGGTGATTATACGCTGTATTATAATCCGCTCCTGAACCGCGATTATGCTGCCTTGCAGGCGCGTGTGTATCGGGTTATCGGTAACGTTTATGCCGACTATAAACTTCTACCCGGTTTGTCGTTCCGCACTGAATTTGGAACGGACTTACTGAGCCAGCAGGAGGATGAATATTACGGACGGGAAACCCAGCGGAATACAGGCGCTCCAAATGGCCTGGGATCAAATAGTTTCCGGCAGGTGTCCAACTACACGACCAACAACTATTTTTCGTTTGGCCGGACCTTTGCCGAGAAACATGACATAGACGCTACCCTCGGTATGTCCTACCAGGAATCGCGACTGAATCTTAATTCTGTTACGGGGCAGCAGTTTCCGAGTAATGCCTATAAGGAAATTATATCTGCGGGGAAAATCACGGCGGGTGATGGGCAGGAGAGTCGCTTTAGCTTTCTGTCGTATTTTGCCCGGGTAAACTACCGCTTCAATAACCGGTATTTGTTGGGCGTCTCGGGCCGTACTGATGGATCGTCACGGTTTGGTATCAATAACCGGTATGGCTTCTTCCCGGCAGTATCGGCGGGCTGGATTCTGAATGAAGAGTCTTTCCTGAAAAATGTTCGTTCATTAAGCCTCCTGAAATTGCGGGCCAGCTACGGGTTGACAGGAAATGCCGAAATCGGTAATTTCAGTTCATTGGCGTTGTACAGTGCAACGGGTTACGTTGGTGTACCGGGCCAGGCACCTTCGCAGATTCCAAACCCGGATTTGACCTGGGAGAAAACATTGCAAACCGACATCGGCCTTGAGTTTGGTTTCCTCAACAATCGCTTCTCGGGCGAAATCGATTACTACCAGAAAAACACAAGCGGTCTGTTGCTCAATGTGAACGTGCCAGGTTCGTCGGGTTTCCGGACGCAGTTGCGCAACGTCGGTAAGCTGGAAAATAAGGGATTTGAGTTTGTCTTCAACTCCAACAACCTCACGGGTCCGTTTAAATGGACAACCTCGCTGAACATTGCTTATAATAAGAACGTGGTCACTAATTTGGGCGGTACCACCATTACGGGTAGCTTCCTGAACCGGGCGCAGGAAGGTCAGCCACTGGGCGTGTTCGTTGGCCCCGAATACGCTGGTGTGGATGTGCAGAATGGCGACGCGCTCTATTACAAGAACGCGACCAAGCCCGATGGTACACTGGATCGCTCGACCACAAATAACTACAACGAAGCTGCTTATGTACCGCTGGGTAGTCCATCGCCCAAGTTTATTGGTGGTATTACCAATACCTTCAACTACATGGGCATCGACCTGAGCATACTGTTCAATGGCCAGTCGGGAAACTACATTTATAACGGTGGTGGTAAATTCCAGTCAGCCAATGGCGATTACTTTGATAACCAGTCGATTGATCAGTTGAATCGCTGGAAAAAACCAGGCGATGTAACCAACGTTCCGCAGGCTCGTTTATACGGCGGCAATGGCACCGGCGAATCGTCCCGATACCTGCAAAAAGGTGATTATGTGCGTCTACGGACTGTTACGCTGGGCTATACCCTGCCCAAAGCGCTCCTTACCCGCATTCATTTAAACCGGGTTCGGATTTTTGCAACGGGACAAAACCTGCTGACGTTCACGAAGTATACGGGTTGGGATCCGGAAGTTAACTCAGATGCCTATACGAGCAATCCCGTTAACCTTGGTATTGATTTTTATTCCGCTCCACAGCCACGTACCATTATCGGTGGGCTACAAATTGGCTTCTAA
- a CDS encoding DUF4468 domain-containing protein encodes MKYLFILFLFVSISALAQVKLPTNEVGQVQYQELVRVPDSKRTARQLMEQVHSWATRYYPLGNEAEQQYDREHNILFVRTFYSIGNQSVRYTLTIETKFGRYRATITDLIIDDNGRTQPVRAVTSTVDELAVAADSTVKDKRVIEQIAADQAELYRQIDKACRETLANLKQSLTEN; translated from the coding sequence ATGAAATACTTGTTTATTCTCTTTTTATTCGTTTCAATCAGTGCATTAGCGCAGGTAAAGCTACCAACTAATGAAGTAGGCCAAGTTCAATATCAGGAGCTTGTACGCGTACCTGACAGCAAACGGACTGCCCGGCAGCTTATGGAGCAGGTCCATTCATGGGCTACCCGGTATTACCCCTTAGGCAACGAGGCCGAGCAACAATATGACCGGGAGCATAACATTTTGTTTGTCAGAACCTTTTATTCGATTGGCAACCAATCCGTACGCTATACCCTAACAATTGAAACCAAATTTGGTCGATACCGGGCCACGATAACCGATTTGATTATTGACGACAATGGCCGTACTCAACCTGTCCGTGCCGTGACGTCAACTGTTGACGAACTGGCTGTAGCGGCTGATAGTACGGTTAAAGACAAACGTGTGATTGAGCAGATTGCTGCCGATCAGGCTGAGTTATATCGACAAATTGACAAAGCCTGCCGGGAGACCCTGGCGAATTTGAAACAATCGTTGACCGAAAATTAG
- a CDS encoding OmpA family protein, producing the protein MSRQLLTCLFLLLVASGLRAQVQFTTENPRVDDINDPDVSIQRIELTAQYTIVYMKFQARKEGFNGRSWPFAIPSPDGRRGGELESTNNIGFQPTSRLYVNQGEHSYKFIRAENIPLEVRRRVQPGERVDFVAYFERIDPGYTTFDLFECKDGRGFVCFNFWGVHIINPLRKNQYSQRTPKPPVQPKQQQPRYTPRTKPGMGEPASPTEPATPAPVQPKETPAPVAVAINGITRDAKTKQPIGATVTYRLLSGAEASGNDPADSVQSATPGGKYRIPIDRRGVYAVTASAKGYFSQSDTLVTNRVDVARDFDLVPIEAGAKITLKNIYFNASKYDLQPESFPELDRLVTVMQTNPTMQIRLEGHTDTVGEFDANVELSRNRVNEVKRYLVEKGIRASRIETVGYGPSRPINTNKTLKERPENRRVEMVIVKV; encoded by the coding sequence ATGAGCCGCCAATTACTTACCTGTCTGTTTTTATTGCTGGTTGCCTCAGGTCTACGCGCGCAGGTACAGTTTACAACTGAAAATCCGCGTGTGGATGACATAAACGATCCTGATGTTAGCATTCAGCGCATTGAATTAACGGCACAGTACACCATTGTGTATATGAAGTTTCAGGCCCGAAAAGAGGGCTTCAATGGCCGTTCGTGGCCCTTTGCGATTCCATCTCCCGATGGCCGCCGGGGCGGTGAACTGGAAAGTACGAACAATATCGGGTTTCAGCCAACATCGAGATTATATGTGAATCAGGGGGAGCATTCCTATAAATTTATTCGTGCCGAGAATATCCCGCTCGAAGTCCGCCGGCGCGTGCAACCCGGCGAGCGCGTCGACTTTGTGGCCTATTTCGAACGAATAGACCCTGGCTATACAACGTTCGATTTGTTTGAGTGTAAAGATGGGCGAGGCTTTGTTTGTTTCAATTTCTGGGGAGTTCACATCATCAATCCACTTCGTAAAAATCAGTATTCGCAGCGCACGCCCAAGCCGCCTGTTCAACCCAAACAGCAGCAACCCCGCTACACACCCCGAACAAAACCCGGCATGGGCGAACCCGCCAGCCCTACAGAACCCGCGACACCGGCGCCCGTTCAGCCGAAAGAAACGCCTGCGCCAGTTGCCGTGGCGATTAATGGCATTACCCGCGATGCGAAAACAAAACAACCCATCGGGGCAACCGTTACGTATCGCCTGTTGTCAGGGGCTGAAGCATCGGGCAACGATCCGGCGGACTCTGTACAGAGTGCAACGCCTGGCGGGAAATACAGAATCCCCATTGACCGCCGGGGAGTTTACGCGGTCACGGCGTCGGCAAAAGGCTATTTTAGTCAGAGTGATACCCTGGTAACAAACCGCGTCGATGTTGCGCGCGATTTTGATCTGGTGCCCATTGAAGCAGGGGCTAAAATAACGCTGAAAAACATCTATTTCAATGCGTCGAAGTACGACCTGCAGCCTGAGTCATTTCCAGAACTGGATCGGCTGGTTACGGTGATGCAGACCAATCCAACCATGCAAATCCGGCTCGAAGGCCATACCGATACAGTAGGTGAATTTGACGCCAACGTCGAACTGTCGCGCAACCGCGTCAATGAAGTAAAACGCTATCTGGTTGAAAAAGGCATTCGTGCCAGCCGAATCGAAACCGTCGGGTATGGCCCATCCAGGCCCATTAATACCAACAAAACGCTGAAAGAGCGCCCCGAAAACCGGCGCGTGGAAATGGTCATTGTCAAGGTGTGA
- a CDS encoding DinB family protein, whose translation MKNYLIQLLDYELWANRRIIDALEKIDNPPARALALMGHILSAQHVWYGRIMHESTFITIWENIPVSWMGETAERQHRQLASHVLALKESEWLEQMEYVNTKEVAYKSSLLDILTHLSHHAAYHRGQIVQLIRPMVKEAPVTDFIIWKREEKVAK comes from the coding sequence ATGAAAAATTACCTGATTCAACTACTGGACTATGAACTTTGGGCCAATCGGCGCATCATCGACGCCCTCGAAAAGATCGACAATCCACCGGCACGCGCGCTGGCCCTGATGGGGCATATTTTATCGGCGCAACATGTCTGGTATGGCCGGATCATGCATGAGTCGACCTTTATCACCATTTGGGAAAATATTCCGGTGAGTTGGATGGGTGAAACGGCCGAACGGCAGCACCGCCAGTTGGCAAGCCACGTACTGGCGCTCAAGGAGTCCGAATGGCTGGAACAAATGGAGTACGTTAACACCAAAGAGGTGGCCTACAAGAGCTCATTGCTTGACATTTTAACCCACCTAAGTCACCATGCGGCTTACCACCGGGGCCAGATCGTTCAGCTCATCCGGCCCATGGTGAAAGAAGCGCCCGTAACGGATTTTATCATCTGGAAGCGGGAAGAAAAAGTAGCAAAATAG